The Geoglobus acetivorans genome window below encodes:
- the tsaA gene encoding tRNA (N6-threonylcarbamoyladenosine(37)-N6)-methyltransferase TrmO, translating into MRLTPIGEVVEGYPSTESAPRQGIFGDKVSRIKIYDEFSDGLEGLEGFDRIIVLYWFHLSRRDVLKVKPSWTDGVRGVFSIRSPERPNPIGLSVVELLGIENNVLVVRNLDAVTGTPVIDIKPFFMEIDCY; encoded by the coding sequence ATGAGACTTACTCCAATAGGCGAGGTTGTGGAAGGCTATCCCAGCACGGAATCTGCCCCGAGACAGGGTATCTTTGGCGATAAAGTATCGAGAATAAAAATCTACGACGAGTTTTCAGACGGTCTGGAGGGGCTTGAAGGGTTTGACAGAATTATCGTTCTGTACTGGTTCCACCTCTCCAGGAGAGATGTTTTGAAGGTGAAACCATCCTGGACAGATGGTGTCAGGGGTGTGTTTTCAATAAGGTCTCCGGAGAGACCAAATCCGATTGGACTTTCGGTCGTTGAGCTTCTTGGAATCGAGAATAATGTGCTGGTGGTCAGGAATCTCGATGCGGTAACGGGAACTCCTGTTATTGACATAAAACCGTTTTTTATGGAGATCGACTGTTACTGA
- a CDS encoding PIN domain-containing protein — protein MSDVFLDTNVLVRVLNREEGYKDTIKSLAKIKVNNFTFKMSCIVHFEILWGFSLYGGEVEKYENILKKYEFEIVPLTKEDVELASKYCNEKSRIRDYFIGATVKNRKGTLLTYNLSDFKWIGDVHTPEEFVENLLK, from the coding sequence ATGTCTGATGTGTTTTTAGATACTAATGTTCTGGTAAGGGTGTTAAACAGAGAAGAAGGTTACAAAGATACGATAAAAAGCCTCGCAAAAATAAAGGTGAATAATTTCACCTTTAAAATGTCCTGCATAGTACATTTCGAGATACTCTGGGGATTTTCGTTGTATGGGGGCGAGGTTGAAAAATACGAAAATATACTGAAAAAATATGAATTTGAGATAGTTCCATTAACGAAGGAGGATGTTGAACTTGCCTCAAAATACTGCAACGAAAAAAGCAGGATTAGGGATTATTTCATAGGTGCTACAGTTAAAAACAGAAAGGGGACACTCCTTACGTACAATCTGTCTGACTTCAAATGGATCGGCGATGTTCACACTCCGGAAGAATTTGTCGAGAATCTTCTGAAATGA
- a CDS encoding inositol-3-phosphate synthase, with the protein MRIWFIGAYGIVSTTAMAGGKLIEQGRIDTTGLVSSLPQFEGIEKYAPLNFEFGGHEVRKADNAYVAALQHWEQNRHFEKEHLEEVRSELEQIRASRGTAINCGSGVQALGELDILENEKKTLAEIVEQLEKDLKSFADDDTVVINSASTEPLLNYSEKYHGSLDGFEEMIENDVKEHASASILYAYVALKNRIPYGNFTPSAGSSIPALKELAIEKKVPHAGNDGKTGETLVKTTLAPMFAYRNLKVLGWMSYNILGDLDGLVLSHRENKESKVISKDKVLEKIYGYSPFSITQIEYFPSLVDNKTAFDFIHFQGFMGTQMKFYFIWDAIDAIVAAPLTIDIARFLLFAKKKGLYGVIKEMGFFFKSPMDTNNVNTHSQFVELVEWFRENI; encoded by the coding sequence ATGAGAATCTGGTTCATCGGTGCTTATGGTATTGTTTCTACTACTGCAATGGCTGGTGGAAAGCTCATAGAGCAGGGCAGGATAGATACCACGGGACTCGTCAGTTCACTTCCTCAGTTTGAAGGAATAGAAAAATACGCTCCACTCAACTTCGAGTTTGGAGGTCATGAGGTAAGAAAGGCGGACAATGCCTACGTGGCAGCACTCCAGCACTGGGAGCAGAACAGGCACTTCGAGAAAGAACACCTTGAAGAAGTTAGAAGTGAGCTTGAGCAGATCAGAGCGAGCAGGGGAACTGCCATAAACTGCGGCAGTGGAGTTCAAGCTCTTGGCGAGCTTGACATCCTGGAAAACGAGAAAAAAACCCTTGCAGAGATAGTGGAACAGCTGGAGAAAGACCTCAAATCCTTCGCAGACGATGACACGGTTGTCATCAACTCGGCCTCCACAGAGCCGCTGCTCAATTACAGCGAAAAATATCATGGGTCCCTCGACGGTTTTGAAGAGATGATCGAAAACGATGTCAAGGAGCATGCAAGCGCAAGCATACTCTATGCCTACGTTGCGCTGAAGAACCGCATCCCCTACGGGAACTTCACTCCAAGCGCAGGCTCATCAATCCCTGCACTCAAGGAGCTTGCAATTGAGAAAAAGGTACCGCATGCCGGCAACGACGGCAAGACCGGAGAGACACTGGTAAAAACAACCCTCGCACCCATGTTTGCCTACAGGAATCTGAAGGTGCTGGGCTGGATGAGCTACAACATCCTGGGAGACCTCGACGGCCTTGTGCTGAGCCACAGGGAGAACAAGGAGAGCAAGGTCATAAGCAAAGACAAGGTTCTCGAAAAGATTTACGGCTATTCACCTTTCAGCATCACCCAGATAGAGTACTTCCCGTCGCTGGTGGACAACAAGACCGCCTTTGACTTCATACACTTCCAGGGATTCATGGGAACGCAGATGAAGTTCTACTTCATCTGGGATGCGATCGATGCCATTGTCGCGGCACCGCTCACCATAGACATCGCCAGATTTCTGCTGTTCGCCAAGAAGAAAGGCCTCTACGGAGTCATAAAAGAAATGGGATTCTTCTTCAAGAGTCCGATGGACACGAACAACGTGAATACCCATTCTCAGTTCGTTGAGCTGGTCGAGTGGTTCAGAGAAAACATCTAA
- a CDS encoding helix-turn-helix domain-containing protein, which translates to MELIARRFAEIIAGNIVFSENYGESIKKWRALFEVSQKELAERLGITPSVISDYEAGRRKSPGMSFIKKLVESLLDIDRERGWKTVSRYKDLLGVEFDVIQDITEYSGPVPSKRLAEIIDGELITDFGRMAMGHTVVDSLRAILSLSSYDFYKLYGLTSERALIFTGVTTGRSPMVAVRVANLKPSVVVLNPINGENVDRLAVRIAEIEGIDLIASDVERDELVERLKQLEV; encoded by the coding sequence ATGGAACTGATAGCCAGACGATTTGCAGAGATCATTGCTGGAAATATAGTTTTTTCTGAAAATTATGGTGAGTCCATAAAGAAGTGGAGGGCTCTGTTTGAGGTCTCACAGAAGGAACTTGCAGAGAGGCTTGGTATAACTCCATCCGTTATAAGCGATTATGAGGCTGGAAGAAGAAAATCTCCGGGCATGAGTTTTATCAAAAAGCTTGTTGAGTCTCTCCTTGACATAGACAGGGAGAGGGGCTGGAAGACCGTCTCCAGGTATAAGGATTTACTGGGTGTGGAGTTTGACGTTATTCAGGATATAACGGAGTACTCCGGACCGGTACCGTCAAAGAGGCTTGCCGAAATCATTGACGGTGAGCTGATAACCGATTTTGGCAGAATGGCGATGGGCCATACGGTTGTTGACAGCCTTAGGGCAATACTGTCCCTGAGCAGCTATGACTTTTACAAGCTTTACGGCCTTACGAGCGAGAGGGCTTTGATTTTCACCGGTGTTACCACCGGAAGATCCCCGATGGTCGCCGTGAGGGTCGCCAACCTCAAACCCTCTGTCGTAGTTCTGAATCCAATTAACGGTGAAAATGTGGACAGACTGGCAGTCAGAATTGCTGAAATTGAGGGAATAGACCTGATTGCAAGCGATGTTGAGAGGGATGAGCTTGTTGAGAGGTTGAAGCAGCTGGAGGTGTGA